From a region of the Zingiber officinale cultivar Zhangliang chromosome 4B, Zo_v1.1, whole genome shotgun sequence genome:
- the LOC121975001 gene encoding RING-H2 finger protein ATL74-like isoform X1 yields the protein MNTKALTFATQIMVMAILISVVLLFVGIGVLVLIHLCIVGRAFQRGFRTMARPDNDRRGLTPAELEKLPCYEFEADEKMSDTVDCAVCLESFEVGDRCRLLPPCSHSFHAQCVDSWLLKCSVCPICRASARKATDEGWPGNFGGSGVNGGAEMRERQVVVVGVEFDQPVDHASSSRHQKGHGPDQIGPHLGSNLGLNETITPWSYFGPFIYNQADLSHPLRIWSIRPNEEQI from the exons ATGAACACCAAGGCTTTGACCTTTGCCACACAGATCATGGTGATGGCCATCCTCATCTCGGTCGTGCTGCTATTTGTGGGCATTGGTGTGCTGGTGCTGATCCATCTCTGTATCGTTGGCAGAGCATTCCAAAGGGGCTTCAGGACCATGGCAAGGCCTGATAATGACAGGAGGGGTTTGACGCCAGCTGAACTGGAGAAGCTTCCTTGCTATGAATTCGAGGCTGACGAGAAGATGAGTGACACAGTGGATTGTGCTGTGTGCTTGGAGAGCTTCGAGGTGGGTGACAGGTGCAGGTTGCTTCCACCATGCAGCCATAGCTTCCATGCTCAGTGTGTTGACTCTTGGTTGCTCAAGTGCTCGGTGTGTCCGATATGCCGCGCCAGCGCCAGGAAGGCAACTGATGAGGGATGGCCTGGGAATTTCGGTGGTAGTGGTGTAAATGGGGGGGCTGAGATGAGGGAGCGCCAAGTGGTGGTGGTTGGGGTAGAATTTGATCAGCCGGTTGATCATGCTTCCTCTTCGCG gcatcaaaagggtcatggacccgatcagattggaccacacttgggctcaaatctagggctaaatgaGACGATCACACCTTGGAGCTATTTTGGACCATTCATCTataatcaagcagatctgagccatccgttgagaatttggtccatccgacctaatgaggagcagatctag
- the LOC121975001 gene encoding RING-H2 finger protein ATL52-like isoform X2: MARPDNDRRGLTPAELEKLPCYEFEADEKMSDTVDCAVCLESFEVGDRCRLLPPCSHSFHAQCVDSWLLKCSVCPICRASARKATDEGWPGNFGGSGVNGGAEMRERQVVVVGVEFDQPVDHASSSRHQKGHGPDQIGPHLGSNLGLNETITPWSYFGPFIYNQADLSHPLRIWSIRPNEEQI, encoded by the exons ATGGCAAGGCCTGATAATGACAGGAGGGGTTTGACGCCAGCTGAACTGGAGAAGCTTCCTTGCTATGAATTCGAGGCTGACGAGAAGATGAGTGACACAGTGGATTGTGCTGTGTGCTTGGAGAGCTTCGAGGTGGGTGACAGGTGCAGGTTGCTTCCACCATGCAGCCATAGCTTCCATGCTCAGTGTGTTGACTCTTGGTTGCTCAAGTGCTCGGTGTGTCCGATATGCCGCGCCAGCGCCAGGAAGGCAACTGATGAGGGATGGCCTGGGAATTTCGGTGGTAGTGGTGTAAATGGGGGGGCTGAGATGAGGGAGCGCCAAGTGGTGGTGGTTGGGGTAGAATTTGATCAGCCGGTTGATCATGCTTCCTCTTCGCG gcatcaaaagggtcatggacccgatcagattggaccacacttgggctcaaatctagggctaaatgaGACGATCACACCTTGGAGCTATTTTGGACCATTCATCTataatcaagcagatctgagccatccgttgagaatttggtccatccgacctaatgaggagcagatctag